From a region of the Thermoanaerobaculia bacterium genome:
- the uvrA gene encoding excinuclease ABC subunit UvrA, with protein MGASKGREPIRIVGARTHNLKNISLDIPQGRLTVITGVSGSGKSSLAFDTLYAEGQRRYAESMSTYARQFLERLDRPDVDSIEPVPPAIALEQKNGVTNARSTVGTQTEIADAMRLLFAHGGETVCPDDGAVAKRGGIDFAASAILALPPGTRVTLVAPVPLGATAADAEALLAELKRAGFFRALAAGGEVEEIPSEPEALALLRETGGALPVVVGRFRVSPESAPEIESAVAAAFAMAGTLRARIHDEAAVGTKTFRRGLFCPECGREFRDPTPALFAFNSPLGACAACQGFGRVIGIDWDKVIPNRDLTLDERPIAPWNTPAYESAYDDLFRAGRKIALRRHVPFSALSAAERALVEKGSGKFYGISGFFEWLETKRYKVHVRVLLSRYRAYTRCAACGGGRLVPEAGWVRFRGKTMAELNDVPVGELAAWFDRVELSARERESLSSVFGEIRSRLRYLNEVGLDYLTLSRAARTLSGGEAQRIGLACALGGALTNTLYVLDEPTIGLHARDTGLLLSILRKLADRGNTVVVVEHDPDVIAAADRVIDLGPEAGAKGGELLFSGTPSALRRLPQNRTAAALRRREGRIASPGNVVAFRRGQERAITIVGAREHNLKNVTARLPLGRLVSVTGVSGSGKSTLLRDCFFHVYQRRVKGVAAVEIGAVDEIRGLEHVSDVLFVDQSPLGRSARSNPVTYTKAYDEIRRAFAATGRARATRVTPRDFSFNTAGGRCEACQGTGVLTIDMQFLADVVVTCDRCDGRRFSPKVLAVRYRGKNIDDVLRMTVAEAMTFFADLPKVTRRLAPLAEVGLSYLPLGQPTSTLSGGEAQRLKLASFLEEKSSPRGNLFLFDEPTTGLHSGDVDVLLATFRKLIARGHSVVAIEHHLDFIAASDWVVDLGPGGGHGGGEVVAEGTPAEIASSPRSETGRFLARRPPAEFAGPGMRRAPR; from the coding sequence ATGGGCGCATCGAAGGGGCGCGAGCCGATCCGCATCGTCGGGGCGCGGACCCACAACCTCAAGAACATCTCCCTCGACATCCCGCAGGGCCGGCTCACGGTGATCACCGGCGTCTCGGGCTCGGGGAAGTCGTCGCTCGCGTTCGACACGCTGTACGCCGAGGGGCAGCGCCGATACGCCGAGTCGATGTCGACGTATGCCCGCCAGTTCCTCGAGAGGCTCGACCGGCCCGACGTCGACTCGATCGAACCGGTTCCGCCGGCGATCGCTCTCGAGCAGAAGAACGGGGTCACGAACGCGCGTTCGACCGTCGGCACGCAGACCGAGATCGCGGACGCGATGCGGCTCCTCTTCGCGCACGGCGGGGAAACCGTCTGTCCCGACGACGGCGCGGTGGCCAAGCGCGGCGGAATCGACTTCGCGGCATCGGCGATCCTCGCGCTGCCGCCCGGCACCCGCGTGACGCTCGTCGCGCCCGTCCCTCTCGGCGCCACCGCGGCGGACGCCGAAGCGCTGCTCGCGGAGCTCAAGCGTGCCGGGTTCTTCCGGGCCCTGGCCGCCGGCGGCGAGGTCGAAGAGATCCCCTCGGAGCCGGAGGCCCTCGCCCTCCTCCGGGAAACCGGCGGCGCCCTGCCGGTCGTCGTCGGACGCTTCCGGGTCTCGCCGGAGAGCGCGCCGGAGATCGAGAGCGCCGTCGCCGCCGCGTTCGCGATGGCCGGGACCCTGCGCGCGCGGATCCACGACGAGGCGGCCGTCGGGACGAAGACGTTCCGCCGCGGTCTCTTCTGCCCCGAGTGCGGCCGCGAGTTTCGCGATCCGACGCCGGCGCTCTTCGCGTTCAACTCCCCGCTCGGCGCCTGCGCGGCGTGCCAGGGGTTCGGCCGCGTGATCGGGATCGACTGGGACAAGGTCATCCCCAATCGCGATCTCACGCTCGACGAGCGGCCGATCGCCCCGTGGAACACGCCCGCATACGAGTCGGCCTACGACGATCTCTTTCGGGCGGGAAGGAAGATCGCCCTGCGCCGGCACGTCCCGTTCTCCGCCCTCTCGGCGGCCGAGCGGGCGCTCGTCGAGAAGGGGAGCGGCAAATTCTACGGCATCTCCGGGTTCTTCGAGTGGCTCGAGACGAAGCGCTACAAGGTCCACGTGCGGGTGCTGCTCTCGCGCTATCGCGCGTACACGCGCTGCGCCGCGTGCGGCGGCGGCCGCCTCGTGCCGGAGGCGGGATGGGTGCGCTTCCGCGGCAAGACGATGGCGGAATTGAACGACGTGCCGGTCGGCGAGCTCGCCGCGTGGTTCGACCGGGTCGAGCTCTCGGCCCGCGAGCGCGAATCGCTCTCCTCGGTGTTCGGCGAGATCCGTTCACGCCTCCGTTACTTGAACGAAGTCGGGCTCGACTATCTCACCCTCTCCCGCGCCGCCCGGACGCTCTCCGGAGGGGAGGCCCAGCGGATCGGACTCGCGTGCGCTCTCGGCGGGGCCCTGACGAACACGCTCTACGTCCTCGACGAGCCGACGATCGGGCTCCACGCCCGCGACACCGGGCTGCTGCTGTCGATCCTGCGAAAGCTCGCCGATCGGGGCAACACGGTGGTGGTCGTCGAGCACGATCCCGACGTGATCGCCGCCGCGGACCGCGTCATCGACCTCGGCCCGGAGGCGGGCGCCAAGGGGGGCGAGCTCCTGTTTTCCGGGACGCCTTCGGCGCTGCGGCGCCTGCCGCAGAACCGGACCGCCGCCGCGCTGCGCCGGCGCGAGGGGCGGATCGCTTCCCCCGGCAACGTCGTCGCCTTCCGCCGCGGCCAGGAGCGAGCGATCACGATCGTCGGCGCGCGCGAGCACAACCTGAAGAACGTGACCGCGCGGCTTCCGCTCGGGCGCCTCGTGTCGGTGACGGGGGTCTCGGGCTCGGGAAAGTCGACGCTCCTGCGCGACTGCTTCTTCCACGTCTACCAGCGGCGGGTGAAGGGCGTGGCGGCCGTCGAGATCGGCGCCGTGGACGAGATCCGGGGCCTCGAGCACGTTTCCGACGTGCTCTTCGTCGATCAGTCGCCGCTCGGCCGGTCGGCGCGCTCGAACCCCGTCACGTACACGAAGGCCTACGACGAGATCCGGCGCGCGTTCGCGGCGACCGGTCGCGCGCGCGCGACGCGGGTCACCCCGCGCGACTTCTCGTTCAACACCGCGGGAGGGCGCTGCGAGGCCTGCCAGGGGACGGGGGTCCTCACGATCGACATGCAGTTCCTCGCCGACGTCGTCGTGACCTGCGACCGGTGCGACGGGCGGCGGTTTTCCCCGAAGGTTCTCGCGGTACGATACCGGGGAAAGAACATCGATGACGTGCTCCGGATGACGGTCGCCGAGGCGATGACGTTCTTCGCCGACCTGCCGAAGGTGACGCGCCGCCTCGCGCCGCTCGCGGAGGTCGGGCTGTCCTACCTCCCGCTCGGGCAGCCGACCTCGACGCTGTCGGGGGGCGAGGCGCAGCGGCTGAAGCTCGCGTCGTTCCTCGAGGAGAAGAGCTCCCCGCGGGGCAACCTGTTCCTCTTCGACGAGCCGACGACCGGGCTCCATTCGGGCGACGTCGACGTCCTGCTCGCGACGTTTCGCAAGCTGATCGCGCGCGGCCACTCGGTCGTCGCGATCGAGCACCACCTCGATTTCATCGCCGCCTCGGACTGGGTGGTCGACCTCGGACCGGGAGGCGGGCACGGCGGCGGCGAGGTCGTGGCGGAAGGAACTCCGGCGGAGATCGCCTCTTCCCCGCGCAGCGAGACCGGCCGTTTTCTCGCCCGG